In a single window of the Gossypium hirsutum isolate 1008001.06 chromosome A13, Gossypium_hirsutum_v2.1, whole genome shotgun sequence genome:
- the LOC107929487 gene encoding protein phosphatase 2C 3, translating into MNKKFVEDEKERPKFGMASGCGSRRDMEDAVSIHPSLCKQSSQVQISSDIHFFGVFDGHGCTHVAMKCRDRFHEIVKKEVEACGSLKAVEWKNTMERSFERMDEEVREWTVNAKESSTCRCELRTPQCDAVGSTAVVAIITPDNIIVANCGDSRAVLCRNGAAFPLSDDHKPDRPDELL; encoded by the exons ATGAATAAGAAGTTCGTGGAAGATGAAAAGGAACGGCCGAAGTTCGGAATGGCTTCCGGTTGTGGAAGTAGACGAGATATGGAAGACGCTGTTTCGATTCATCCTTCGCTTTGTAAACAAAGCTCTCAAGTTCAAATTTCGTCGGATATTCACTTTTTCGGTGTCTTCGACGGCCACGGCTGCACTCAT gttgCGATGAAGTGTAGAGATCGATTTCACGAGATAGTGAAAAAAGAAGTCGAAGCATGCGGCAGTTTGAAGGCGGTGGAGTGGAAGAATACGATGGAGAGAAGCTTTGAGAGGATGGATGAAGAAGTTAGAGAATGGACTGTAAACGCCAAGGAGAGTTCTACCTGCCGATGTGAGCTTCGAACTCCACAGTGCGACGCCGTCGGATCCACCGCCGTAGTTGCTATAATCACCCCGGATAATATCATTGTCGCTAATTGCGGTGATTCTCGCGCTGTTTTGTGTCGAAATGGTGCCGCTTTCCCGCTCTCCGACGATCACAAG CCGGATCGACCCGATGAATTGCTCTGA
- the LOC121212153 gene encoding protein phosphatase 2C 37-like codes for MKCRDRFHEIVKKEVEACGSLKAVEWKNTMERSFERMDEEVREWTVNAKESSTCRCELRTPQCDAVGSTAVVAIITPDNIIVANCGDSRAVLCRNGAAFPLSDDHKPDRPDELL; via the exons ATGAAGTGTAGAGATCGATTTCACGAGATAGTGAAAAAAGAAGTCGAAGCATGCGGCAGTTTGAAGGCGGTGGAGTGGAAGAATACGATGGAGAGAAGCTTTGAGAGGATGGATGAAGAAGTTAGAGAATGGACTGTAAACGCCAAGGAGAGTTCTACCTGCCGATGTGAGCTTCGAACTCCACAGTGCGACGCCGTCGGATCCACCGCCGTAGTTGCTATAATCACCCCGGATAATATCATTGTCGCTAATTGCGGTGATTCTCGCGCTGTTTTGTGTCGAAATGGTGCCGCTTTCCCGCTCTCCGACGATCACAAG CCGGATCGACCCGATGAATTGCTCTGA
- the LOC107931632 gene encoding uncharacterized protein — protein sequence MAICHFLQKSKQILTPILYPSFESQASLSYNWKKKVFPLFSFGLGFDDGEGDSGDVTVRRFRCQKASDAWVAGDRRAVAVGVRRRWQQQTCGWGFFLCLKVGVVLGHSGL from the exons ATGGCCATCTGTCATTTTCtacaaaaatcaaaacaaatccTAACCCCCATTCTTTATCCCTCATTTGAAAGCCAGGCATCCTTATCCTACAATTGGAAGAAGAAGGTTTTCCCTTTATTCTCTTTTGGGCTCGGTTTCGATGATGGAGAAGGAGACTCCGGCGACGTGACCGTGAGGCGATTCAg GTGTCAGAAGGCGTCAGACGCATGGGTGGCCGGTGATAGGCGAGCAGTGGCGGTGGGCGTGCGCAGGAGGTGGCAGCAACAAACATGCGGCTGGGGTTTCTTTTTGTGTTTGAAAGTTGGTGTAGTTTTGGGCCATTCAGGCCTCTAG
- the LOC121212154 gene encoding uncharacterized protein — protein MAICHFLQKSKQILTPILYPSFESQASLSYNWKKKVFPLFSFGLGFGDGEGDSGDVTVRRFRCQKASDAWVAGDRRAVAVGVRRRWQQQTCGWGFFLCLKVGVVLGHSGL, from the exons ATGGCCATCTGTCATTTTCtacaaaaatcaaaacaaatccTAACCCCCATTCTTTATCCCTCATTTGAAAGCCAGGCATCCTTATCCTACAATTGGAAGAAGAAGGTTTTCCCTTTATTCTCTTTTGGGCTCGGTTTCGGCGATGGAGAAGGAGACTCCGGCGACGTGACCGTGAGGCGATTCAg GTGTCAGAAGGCGTCAGACGCATGGGTGGCCGGTGATAGGCGAGCAGTGGCGGTGGGCGTGCGCAGGAGGTGGCAGCAACAAACATGCGGCTGGGGTTTCTTTTTGTGTTTGAAAGTTGGTGTAGTTTTGGGCCATTCGGGCCTCTAG